The sequence AACCGCTGATCtctggagaggggagagggactgGAGATTAATTCAATCATTCTTGCATTCTTGGCATATCCAACAATATGTGTGGGAATACAAGAGACTCATAGAGGAGTCTTCCAACAGATATACTCTATGAAACTATCAGTGCCTCACATTCATGCCAATGAacaacactaaagaaaaaaaaaaagaaagtggattAAATAATTCCAATTAAAGAAGAGAATCTCTTGATATGAGAAAAATTgcttccttaattcattcttccttttcagtATCTTTTGCCTAGGGTTTTTAAACCACAAAATAAGGCATTTATTTCTTTAGGatctataattttcttctaaaatcatAAAAGCCATCTTTCATAGTCCTTTGATGACTTAATTCCCTTTTCTTCTTAGATAGTCTCCTGAAAGAAAACAATATGGTTATTATTTGACCATATTATTTACTGATGAACAGTAAATAGTAAAAACATGATTCATTCACAATAATAACAatatgattcattcatttattccataaAAATTTGTGAGTGACTACTATATACTAGGCACTGTGTTAAGTGCCTTGGAGATACAAGGATGACTGTATAGTTAAGACCCAGTCCCTGACTTCAAGGAGTTCATTGTCTGTTTGGGGAGACAATGTCTATTGTCTATTATATGTTTCTACACtcttccataataaaaattttatttcccaaAATTTCTATAATTATGCATAatttttatagagaaaaatacaattaaaactcTCATAGATATATCTCATAGCTGTAATTTCCTAGTTCTACATTAGATCTTTATTTGTAAATGTAGACACGGAAGGGGAATCCACTAGACACCAAGAAGACAGCTGCCTGGCTCacagtgatttctttttctgtagaaGGCCCTTTAATAGAGGATGGCCCCCAGCAGctacatctctgctttttcaccTTGCCCTCCCCACCGCCTATCCCCAGCTGACTGATATAAGGGTAATGAATATGATCTGAGACTTGTCAGATCAGGGTTCTAAAAGAAATTAAGAGGATGCAAGGCTTGACCATGACGCCATGAGGAAAGGAGGCAGTTTGCAATGGGAGATAACAAAGCTGACGGTCTTAGGAGGAAAGACTGGAGGAGGATTCATTGTTCCAGTCCCTGGAGTCCATTTTTCCTGTGACTCAGCTAGTTTGACTGCATTACTTGCAGTCAGAAGACTTTACTACCACAGCAAAGAAAGACAGGCATTGGGAACAAACTTACCCAACTTCTCTGTGGCTTCTACACAGACACTAGGATACATGCCTTCAGAGTAAGTTGCCACCAGAAGATACAGATGGGTCTTCACAACAATCACACCAGTGTTTTCctggataaaaataaaacagaattctcTTCTCTTGATTTTAACAACAGGACTAGCATTACCCTCCAGCCATACTTTTCACGATTTCCTGACTCATATTCACGTTTGTTTTTGGATAATCTTACTTTTTTCACTAGTTTAGTTGTTTCCTTAAAAAGTTTCAGACTGTTGTAATAACAGCATGTGTATTCTGAAAAAGCTCTCAAATTGATTGTAGTATTTCCCTGTCCTGATGAGAACAACAGATGTCatggaaaggaaatatattttggaaTTAGATCACTCTGGGCTTGAATCCCAGCACTTCCATTTTCTGCTGTGACTATGGAGGAGTTATTGAACCttcttaagcctcagtttcctcatctgtaaatgaggtTACTTAATGTATAATGTGGGTGATGTGTGCCTAAGCCATAATACAAGGCAACCAGAAATACGACTATCATCCCCTTGTTATAGGAACATCGAACCAACAGTTGTTTTAAGCACAAGAGTAAtaccacttttttaaaagaaggataaTATCGAGTATGAGAGCTGAACTGCCGTGGAGAGAGACAGTTCAGGCAATATTCAGTTGATAAAATCCGGAATGAATGGTTCCCAAAACCAGGCTCTGTTAGTACTTTCTTTAACATATGCCTTCATGGCACTAGACTGCTGCTATCTCAAATACTGCCACTGCAGTAACAGGCTTAGTCTGTTTTAAAGATAGGATCAGGAGAGGCATAGAAAACTTGGAGTCAAACTCAAAAGTTTTTACCAGTTGTCTTCATGTCTTGAACACTCACATTCTTGGCATAAAGAGAATAGTCATCTGCCCGGACACATTTGTAGTCCTTCTCCTTGAAATACAATCCTTCTCTTCTGGTTTTCAAAGGGTTTTTGGCAAACCCATTTACAAGTGTTCGGACATCACTGGGCATTACCTACAGAGGTTAAACAGACTAGAAATCAGCAAACGATGGGGAAGTGGCCAGATTTGACCCACTACCAGTTTTCTTAGGCCTATGAGCTAacaatggtttttacatttttaaaaagttgaaaaaaataaaactattttgcaATATGTAAAAACTACATGGAATTCAGATTTCAGTgttcataaagttttattggaatattatCACTCCCTTTCCTTTATTATCTATGGcctttttacagaaaaagactTAAACTCTTACACcaaacttgtttttttcttacaCTAAATCCTGGTGATGCTACACATAGgcttctctcctggagtttgatgaGGGCTGCACTGTCCACATGCTTTGTTCCCAGGAGTGTATCTAACAGTAAGTTCTGCAAATGGCTCATGCTCCCTCAGTTCTGAAAAAAAGGGAACTGCAGTTGAAATCATCTGCTCCAGGCTAGCTTTTAAAAGATGTCCCCAAGACATTCAGAACAGCTTTAATATCAACAGCTTTAACTGAAAAGATGCATAGTGAAAATGGTGGTCCACCATCCAGTGCCCACCAACactaaaaagaggaaaacagaatcacagaaaatCAGCTCAGAGGGTTTTGAGTTTGGAAATTCACAGCTTATAACTTTTTCTATGTCAGCGGTttgtatcagaatcacctaggaTTAAAACCAACAAGAAACCTGACTAAATGGAGAACTACTGAAGTAAACAAGACTAAATGAGATATGCCAGTCATTCAGTCCTCACgttcttttccctctgaccagcatCAGCACCATGGACACTGGTCAATACCTCAGGCCAAAAACACATGGTGGCTCAaacgtaaagaatccacctgcaatgcgggaggcatgggttcaatccctgggttgggaagatcccctggaggagggcatggcaatccactccggtattcttgcctggagaatccccatggacagagaagcctggcgggctacagtccatggggtcgcgaagagtcggacacgactgggcaacgaAACACAGCCCGCAAAAACACCTTGCGGAACCTAGAGCGACATTTTTCCTACAAGTTTCCAAGTCTTCTTGGACGGTCCTCATAGGGGACAACGTCTACAAACACTCGTCCTTCCAAGAGATCCTAAGTGCAAGGCGCCCCTAGCCCGCCACTCCCATCGTGGTGATTTGGCCCTCGAGAGTTCCCCGGAGCTGAGTTactgagggagagggagggggtttAAATCCGGTCTGGttgtttggggggcggggggggaggagACGCACAGGAGGCACTGAAGGCTTGGGGAGTCGCTGCGGGGACAGACCTATTAAACCCAGCAGCCTCGGAAAGGATCCCAGCGCTCCACCGAGGCCTGGCTAGAGGCGCGGACGGCCGTCAACGGACGCAGGGGAAGGCGGGGCGAGAGGGCGATGAGCCCAGCTACTGGCTGTGGCAGCTGCCCATCACCGAGAAGCGCTCTATCTTCGCACGCAAACCAGGACCTACCGGCGGGCGCGGGCGCTACTGCTTACCAGGTTCCCTCTCAGCCTGACGCGGCCGCGGGAGCGCACTTGTGCGCGGCTCCGGGACGCAGCAGTCGCCGCGTCGGAGGTGTCGTGGGGCGGTTCCTATCGAATCACTGGACGCAGAACGTTCTCGTCTACCAAGGCGACGGCCTCGAGCTGATTGGGCCGCAGGTGCGGCGGGCTGTCCCGCCTAAGCCGACCGCTCTGGCACTGTAGGCTGTCGGGTCTGGCTCTCGCGTGATGCAGAGGAGCCGAAGGCTCTGCCAGTTTTGAGGGGAGCTGAGGTGCCAGTTGCGGCCATTCAACTTTTCCGCGGCGGAGGCCGCTCGCACCTTGCTCACCGGGTAGGGGTGAAGGGGCGGGGTCGTGCGTGTTGTAGGTTCTACCAGGGACACAGGCTTTATGACAGCTTCTCAGGCACCGGCGGGCgcggggggctgggaggggagcagTTTGGGCCTTTTAGAGCTTGAAGACCAGCAAATTTTGTTCAAaagcccttccttccttctctaagAGGCCCATCCTGTGTGTGTGCTTCAGGAGCCATAAAGTTGCAGCTTCGGAAAGCTGCACACGCGCCTCCTTGAGGCCAGGCTGAGAATTGCTGCACCGGCTCGATTGAGCAATGTTGTGGGGAGCCTGGCTTCTCAGGGGGCTCCGCTAGTCGGTCCAGAAGGAGCTCCTCTGCTTAAAGGAGGCAGGCTCGGAAGACATCAGCAGAAGCTTGTGGACAGACTCTGAAAAAAGGAAACTGCAGCCGGAGTAATCTTCTCTGGCTAGCTTTTAAAAGGCCTGTGAATACAAATGTCCCCTCTCACTTTAGGAAAAATATGATGTCTAATGTTCAGAATCTGTTTCATGTCCATCTATGGTCACAAATATTAATTAGAGAGAAAATACACGTGAATGCTCGTTACTAAGGAAGctcattttttagtttttctaggGAATCTGTTATTTGTGACCACAATGAAAAGTTATGAGAATGATCTGATAACTGACAAGCTTCCCAAGCTCAAGAGCTCAAGAGAATGGTTGGAGCCACAGCCACTTTCTTTTATGGAGGTATCATAGTAATggcattttaaagtttatacttGGGTAGTTGCATTGAAAAGTGGCTTGTGctaaattttttctgttttctgtttaattCTGCTCTTTATTATCCCCTTCTTTCTATTAACTATTTTCTTGGCTcttcattttccagtttcttacGGTGGAATAATGTCACTGGTTACATACCTTTTTAATAAAGTTACAACGTTTCTCCTGAAGCATTACTTTAGCTACATCACCCAAATTTATTTATgtcgtgggtttttttttttttagattatttctttttttttctacacagctttattaagatatacTTGATATATAATgaattgcatatatttaaagtgtacaatttggtaAAATTTGAGCTATGTATTCAtgcatgaaaccatcaccacagccGAGACAGCAAACA is a genomic window of Muntiacus reevesi chromosome 3, mMunRee1.1, whole genome shotgun sequence containing:
- the PFN4 gene encoding profilin-4 isoform X2, with amino-acid sequence MSHLQNLLLDTLLGTKHVDSAALIKLQERSLCVASPGFSVMPSDVRTLVNGFAKNPLKTRREGLYFKEKDYKCVRADDYSLYAKNENTGVIVVKTHLYLLVATYSEGMYPSVCVEATEKLAPS
- the PFN4 gene encoding profilin-4 isoform X1; translated protein: MSHLQNLLLDTLLGTKHVDSAALIKLQERSLCVASPGFSVMPSDVRTLVNGFAKNPLKTRREGLYFKEKDYKCVRADDYSLYAKNENTGVIVVKTHLYLLVATYSEGMYPSVCVEATEKLGDYLRRKGN